From Diaminobutyricibacter sp. McL0608, one genomic window encodes:
- a CDS encoding DUF3043 domain-containing protein, which yields MAKRDTTPSATAPANQPVQETAEETAARIAGKGAPTPTRREQEAARKRPLVPNDRKEAARQARVKTSEARERARVGMAAGDDKYLTARDRGPQRRFVRDYVDARFNIGEFMIPVMLLVIVLTFFPQRDVQLYGIIALWAFFIIAVLDCFFLGYLVRKGLGAKFGKSKVEKGVRWYAAMRALQLRVIRLPKPQVKRGQYPS from the coding sequence GTGGCAAAACGAGACACAACGCCGAGCGCGACCGCTCCGGCGAACCAGCCGGTCCAGGAGACCGCAGAAGAGACTGCAGCGCGAATCGCGGGCAAGGGAGCCCCGACGCCGACGCGCCGTGAGCAGGAGGCCGCCCGCAAGCGCCCCCTCGTGCCCAACGACCGTAAAGAGGCGGCACGCCAGGCTCGAGTCAAGACGTCGGAGGCACGCGAGCGCGCCCGCGTCGGCATGGCGGCCGGCGACGACAAGTACCTCACCGCGCGCGACCGTGGTCCTCAGCGCCGTTTCGTGCGCGACTACGTCGATGCGCGCTTCAACATCGGCGAGTTCATGATCCCCGTCATGCTGCTCGTCATTGTGCTGACATTCTTCCCGCAGCGCGACGTCCAGCTGTACGGCATCATCGCCCTCTGGGCGTTCTTCATCATCGCCGTGCTCGACTGCTTCTTCCTCGGCTACCTGGTCCGCAAGGGCCTCGGCGCCAAGTTCGGCAAATCGAAGGTGGAGAAGGGCGTCCGCTGGTACGCAGCGATGCGCGCCCTCCAGCTGCGCGTCATCCGTCTGCCGAAGCCGCAGGTCAAGCGCGGACAGTACCCCAGCTGA
- a CDS encoding ribonuclease HI family protein, whose amino-acid sequence MTIVAAADGSALGNPGPAGWAWYVDDNTWAAGGWPHGTNNQGELMAVIDLLDSTAHLDDDLRILCDSQYVINAVTKWMPGWKRKGWRKADGKPVLNRELLERLDRATTGRRYTFEWVKGHAGHELNEAADVRARAVATAYQNGSPIPIGPGWPGRGSEGRPAVEPAPEPSGEPVTAVSAPPASTATTAPQLDLFGDDDIVAPTDDHQLVETLERELLNPTVRADSSRVAAILHSEFEEIGSSGRLWSRDAIVNELAGQQPERIDFEVLGSELVAPDAILLTARTSDSRGSALRSSLWLRVDGRWRLRFHQGTPES is encoded by the coding sequence GTGACGATCGTCGCTGCTGCGGACGGCTCTGCCCTCGGCAACCCCGGTCCGGCCGGATGGGCATGGTACGTCGATGACAACACCTGGGCCGCGGGCGGCTGGCCGCACGGGACCAACAACCAGGGCGAGCTGATGGCGGTCATCGACCTGCTCGACTCGACCGCCCATCTCGATGACGACCTGCGCATCCTGTGCGACAGCCAGTATGTGATCAATGCGGTCACGAAGTGGATGCCCGGCTGGAAGCGCAAAGGCTGGCGCAAGGCCGACGGCAAACCGGTGCTCAACCGCGAACTGCTCGAACGTCTCGACCGCGCGACCACCGGCCGCCGTTACACCTTCGAGTGGGTGAAGGGTCACGCCGGGCACGAGCTCAATGAGGCAGCGGATGTGCGCGCGCGCGCCGTTGCGACGGCGTACCAGAACGGCTCGCCGATTCCGATCGGTCCGGGATGGCCGGGGCGCGGAAGCGAGGGTCGGCCCGCTGTCGAGCCGGCGCCCGAACCCTCCGGCGAGCCCGTCACCGCCGTGAGCGCGCCGCCTGCTTCGACCGCGACGACGGCTCCCCAGCTGGACCTGTTCGGCGACGACGACATCGTGGCCCCGACGGACGACCATCAGCTGGTGGAGACCCTCGAACGCGAACTGCTGAATCCGACCGTCCGGGCGGATTCTTCTCGCGTCGCGGCCATCCTGCACTCCGAATTCGAGGAGATCGGGAGTTCGGGTCGCCTGTGGAGCCGAGACGCGATCGTCAACGAACTGGCCGGTCAGCAGCCAGAACGCATTGACTTCGAGGTGCTCGGGAGCGAACTGGTCGCACCGGATGCGATCCTTCTGACCGCGCGCACCTCCGACTCGCGCGGGTCAGCCCTTCGCAGCTCGCTCTGGCTTCGCGTCGACGGACGCTGGCGCCTGCGGTTCCACCAGGGAACGCCCGAATCCTGA